In one Bufo gargarizans isolate SCDJY-AF-19 chromosome 11, ASM1485885v1, whole genome shotgun sequence genomic region, the following are encoded:
- the LOC122922221 gene encoding cornulin-like isoform X1 encodes MPGLVSSIQDIIKCFQKYSEKDCHQNKLNSEELNLLIQNEFADVIKKSKDPNTISSLLAILDENNDGEVDFSEFCDLLCKVLKAYYKVVYEKEDTCQQPDEPKKNVETTSQTTSQTPDEPPKKNVETTSQTTSQKPDEPPKKNVETSSQATSQKPDEPPKKNVETSCQATSQTPNEPPKKNVETTSQTTSQKPDEPPKNNVETSCQATSQTPNEPPKKNVETTSETTSQKPDEPPNYYQKPLLPKCEKTQSTYHDQKGACAVQGIGGEKNQICTQTDQKTEEKDSTGSQSQDYSQGKDQTSQQDPKESQCQGKEQTSHVDTTVSQSHSDSNKDQVQGTTSSQSTNDKQDQTSKPTTTGKEQIMMAENTTTADQPGFYQRPLYIPPPQSFGVEVQASSQPPSYSQTQQDPTPTCQETPKEPQQPQQNKFYQHQQTFSFDKKKP; translated from the exons ATGCCAGGACTCGTCTCATCAATCCAGGATATCATCAAATGTTTCCAGAAATATTCTGAGAAGGATTGTCACCAGAATAAGTTGAATAGTGAGGAACTCAACCTCCTCATCCAGAACGAATTTGCAGACGTCATCAAG AAATCAAAAGATCCAAACACAATTTCAAGTTTACTAGCAATTCTTGATGAGAATAATGATGGGGAGGTGGACTTCAGTGAGTTCTGTGACCTGTTGTGCAAGGTGTTAAAGGCATACTACAAGGTTGTGTATGAAAAGGAAGACACGTGCCAACAGCCAGATGAACCAAAGAAGAATGTAGAAACAACCTCTCAGACTACATCTCAAACACCTGATGAGCCAccaaaaaagaatgtagaaacaACCTCTCAGACTACATCTCAAAAACCTGATGAGCCAccaaaaaagaatgtagaaacaAGCTCTCAGGCTACATCTCAAAAACCTGATGAGCCAccaaaaaagaatgtagaaacaAGCTGTCAGGCTACATCTCAAACACCTAATGAGCCAccaaaaaagaatgtagaaacaACCTCTCAGACTACATCTCAAAAACCTGATGAGCCACCAAAAAATAATGTAGAAACAAGCTGTCAGGCTACATCTCAAACACCTAATGAGCCAccaaaaaagaatgtagaaacaACCTCTGAGACTACATCTCAAAAACCTGATGAGCCACCAAACTACTACCAGAAGCCACTGCTCCCAAAGTGTGAGAAGACCCAGTCAACCTACCATGACCAGAAAGGCgcctgtgcagttcagggaatTGGAGGTGAAAAGAATCAGATATGTACACAAACTGACCAAAAAACAGAAGAGAAAGACAGCACAGGATCTCAATCCCAAGATTACAGCCAGGGAAAAGACCAAACATCTCAACAAGATCCAAAGGAGTCACAATGCCAAGGCAAGGAGCAAACATCTCATGTAGACACTACAGTATCACAATCCCACAGTGACTCAAATAAAGACCAAGTGCAAGGTACCACCAGCTCACAATCTACAAATGATAAACAAGACCAAACATCAAAACCAACCACCACTGGAAAAGAGCAGATCATGATGGCAGAAAACACAACCACAGCAGATCAACCTGGTTTCTACCAAAGACCTCTGTACATACCTCCTCCACAAAGCTTTGGTGTAGAAGTACAAGCCTCATCCCAGCCACCTTCATACAGCCAAACCCAACAGGACCCTACACCTACATGTCAAGAAACCCCAAAGGAGCCCCAACAGCCTCAGCAAAACAAGTTCTATCAACACCAGCAAACCTTCTCCTTTGACAAGAAGAAACCTTGA
- the LOC122922221 gene encoding cornulin-like isoform X2 yields the protein MPGLVSSIQDIIKCFQKYSEKDCHQNKLNSEELNLLIQNEFADVIKKSKDPNTISSLLAILDENNDGEVDFSEFCDLLCKVLKAYYKVVYEKEDTCQQPDEPKKNVETTSQTTSQTPDEPPKKNVETTSQTTSQKPDEPPNYYQKPLLPKCEKTQSTYHDQKGACAVQGIGGEKNQICTQTDQKTEEKDSTGSQSQDYSQGKDQTSQQDPKESQCQGKEQTSHVDTTVSQSHSDSNKDQVQGTTSSQSTNDKQDQTSKPTTTGKEQIMMAENTTTADQPGFYQRPLYIPPPQSFGVEVQASSQPPSYSQTQQDPTPTCQETPKEPQQPQQNKFYQHQQTFSFDKKKP from the exons ATGCCAGGACTCGTCTCATCAATCCAGGATATCATCAAATGTTTCCAGAAATATTCTGAGAAGGATTGTCACCAGAATAAGTTGAATAGTGAGGAACTCAACCTCCTCATCCAGAACGAATTTGCAGACGTCATCAAG AAATCAAAAGATCCAAACACAATTTCAAGTTTACTAGCAATTCTTGATGAGAATAATGATGGGGAGGTGGACTTCAGTGAGTTCTGTGACCTGTTGTGCAAGGTGTTAAAGGCATACTACAAGGTTGTGTATGAAAAGGAAGACACGTGCCAACAGCCAGATGAACCAAAGAAGAATGTAGAAACAACCTCTCAGACTACATCTCAAACACCTGATGAGCCAccaaaaaagaatgtagaaacaACCTCTCAGACTACATCTCAAAAACCTGATGAGCCAc CAAACTACTACCAGAAGCCACTGCTCCCAAAGTGTGAGAAGACCCAGTCAACCTACCATGACCAGAAAGGCgcctgtgcagttcagggaatTGGAGGTGAAAAGAATCAGATATGTACACAAACTGACCAAAAAACAGAAGAGAAAGACAGCACAGGATCTCAATCCCAAGATTACAGCCAGGGAAAAGACCAAACATCTCAACAAGATCCAAAGGAGTCACAATGCCAAGGCAAGGAGCAAACATCTCATGTAGACACTACAGTATCACAATCCCACAGTGACTCAAATAAAGACCAAGTGCAAGGTACCACCAGCTCACAATCTACAAATGATAAACAAGACCAAACATCAAAACCAACCACCACTGGAAAAGAGCAGATCATGATGGCAGAAAACACAACCACAGCAGATCAACCTGGTTTCTACCAAAGACCTCTGTACATACCTCCTCCACAAAGCTTTGGTGTAGAAGTACAAGCCTCATCCCAGCCACCTTCATACAGCCAAACCCAACAGGACCCTACACCTACATGTCAAGAAACCCCAAAGGAGCCCCAACAGCCTCAGCAAAACAAGTTCTATCAACACCAGCAAACCTTCTCCTTTGACAAGAAGAAACCTTGA